In Gammaproteobacteria bacterium, the following proteins share a genomic window:
- the ccoP gene encoding cytochrome-c oxidase, cbb3-type subunit III yields the protein MSDLLSSPWHWFILIVSLVNIFACWWLLNWSAKTKVHSDDGTTGHVWDEDLQELNNPLPRWWLILFHLTIGFALLYLFLYPGLGNYKGSLNWTQESQLEEAMQASSVRSTELQEFWKSMDIETLATNATAMQTGERLYSHYCAMCHGADARGATGYPNLTDKVWLWGKDLKSIEHTIREGRQAAMPAWDSQLNEQELNSLAIYVQSLSNRAPESEITAQGEIQYKKYCIACHGVEGKGMQALGSPDLTNDIWLYGGDLDAISHSIKYGRNGVMPPQQGLMNEYEIKLLTAYIRSMQLEQE from the coding sequence ATGAGCGATCTTCTTTCTAGTCCGTGGCATTGGTTTATATTGATCGTTTCCCTGGTAAATATTTTTGCCTGTTGGTGGTTGTTAAACTGGTCTGCGAAAACCAAGGTGCACAGTGATGACGGTACAACCGGCCATGTATGGGATGAGGATCTACAGGAATTAAACAATCCATTACCCCGGTGGTGGCTGATTTTGTTCCACCTCACGATCGGTTTTGCCTTATTGTATTTATTTCTCTACCCGGGTCTTGGAAATTACAAAGGCTCGCTTAACTGGACCCAGGAATCACAACTGGAAGAGGCCATGCAGGCTTCTTCAGTACGCTCAACCGAGTTACAAGAATTTTGGAAAAGCATGGACATAGAGACCCTGGCCACAAATGCCACGGCCATGCAGACGGGTGAACGACTCTATTCTCACTATTGCGCGATGTGTCATGGTGCAGACGCCAGAGGAGCAACCGGTTATCCGAACCTGACCGACAAGGTCTGGTTGTGGGGTAAAGACCTGAAGTCTATTGAGCATACCATTCGTGAAGGGCGTCAGGCGGCAATGCCTGCCTGGGATTCTCAATTAAATGAACAAGAGCTCAACTCATTGGCAATCTATGTGCAAAGTTTAAGTAATCGTGCGCCCGAGTCGGAGATCACTGCACAAGGTGAAATCCAGTACAAAAAATATTGTATCGCTTGTCATGGGGTTGAAGGCAAAGGTATGCAAGCACTTGGTTCGCCAGATCTGACCAATGACATCTGGTTGTATGGCGGTGATCTGGATGCGATCTCCCACTCGATAAAGTATGGTCGCAACGGCGTTATGCCGCCTCAGCAAGGATTAATGAATGAGTACGAGATCAAATTACTGACAGCTTACATACGTAGCATGCAACTGGAACAAGAGTAA
- a CDS encoding cbb3-type cytochrome c oxidase subunit 3 yields the protein MQNWLSSAIILVCLFAAFIALVIWAWSSKRRPDFQAASEMPLQDDIVPDLQESAGEYLEPEKNLSEQVKVNKL from the coding sequence ATGCAAAACTGGTTATCAAGTGCAATTATTCTGGTTTGTTTATTCGCTGCATTTATTGCTCTGGTAATTTGGGCTTGGAGCAGTAAACGTCGTCCAGATTTTCAAGCAGCCAGTGAAATGCCGCTGCAAGACGATATTGTGCCAGACCTACAAGAGTCTGCAGGAGAGTATCTAGAACCCGAAAAAAATCTGTCTGAGCAGGTAAAGGTAAACAAGTTATGA
- the ccoO gene encoding cytochrome-c oxidase, cbb3-type subunit II, which yields MQHETIEKKLNLLIVFIALTVSVAGLVEILPLIFQNQVRVPAEGVEPYPPLELAGRDVYVREGCYNCHSQMVRPLRSEQKRYGPYSTAGESVYDRPFQWGSKRTGPDLARVGGRYSNDWHRVHLENPRNLVPESNMPSYPWLNDALIDAELVQKKMSRLQLLGDPYSDEQIAQAPEQLMNKTEMDALIAYLQGLGTARTGRKRSN from the coding sequence ATGCAACACGAAACTATAGAAAAAAAACTGAATTTACTCATTGTTTTTATTGCTTTGACGGTCAGCGTTGCTGGGCTGGTCGAAATATTGCCCCTAATATTTCAGAATCAGGTCCGCGTACCGGCTGAAGGCGTTGAGCCATATCCTCCGCTGGAACTGGCTGGTCGCGATGTCTACGTCAGAGAAGGCTGTTATAACTGTCATTCGCAAATGGTGCGGCCATTGCGGAGTGAGCAAAAGCGTTATGGTCCGTATTCAACAGCGGGAGAATCGGTGTATGACCGTCCGTTTCAATGGGGCTCAAAACGCACCGGTCCGGATCTAGCCCGGGTTGGCGGTCGCTACAGTAATGACTGGCACCGGGTGCATTTGGAAAATCCGCGCAATCTTGTTCCCGAGTCGAACATGCCTTCTTACCCCTGGTTGAATGACGCATTGATCGATGCCGAGTTAGTACAAAAGAAAATGTCGCGCTTGCAACTCTTGGGTGATCCGTACAGCGATGAACAAATTGCCCAAGCGCCTGAGCAGTTAATGAATAAAACCGAAATGGATGCTTTGATCGCGTATTTACAAGGTCTGGGCACGGCGCGTACCGGACGTAAACGCTCAAATTGA
- the ccoN gene encoding cytochrome-c oxidase, cbb3-type subunit I yields MQENILHDKSPQNLHKNTVPNEFYNDKVVMQFAVATTVWGIVGMLVGVLIAAQLWIPALNFDTAWLSYGRLRPLHTNAVIFAFGGSALFATAYYVVQRTSHVRLFSDKLAAFTFWGWQLIIVLAAITLPLGMTQGKEYAELEWPIDILIAVVWVSFAVVFFGTLAKRRVKHIYVANWFYGAFIITVALLHIVNNLSMPVTLGKSYSFYSGAVDALVQWWYGHNAVGFFLTAGFLGMMYYFVPKQAGRPIYSYRLSIVHFWALISIYMWAGPHHLHYTALPDWLQSLGMVFSLILLAPSWGGMINGIMTLSGAWHKLRTDPIIKFMVVALSFYGMSTFEGPMMSIKTVNALSHYTDWTIGHVHSGALGWVAMMTIGSMYCLIPRLVGKKEMFSVKWIDLHFWVSTIGVVIYIASMWIAGVMQGLMWRAVNNDGTLTYTFIESIIATKPYYAMRLFGGLLFFAGMLLMAVNVYKTVRKAPAVRALVPAPIPSMSI; encoded by the coding sequence ATGCAAGAGAATATTTTGCACGATAAATCACCACAAAATTTACATAAAAATACTGTTCCCAATGAATTCTATAATGACAAAGTTGTTATGCAATTTGCTGTCGCAACCACTGTATGGGGCATTGTTGGCATGCTGGTCGGTGTACTGATCGCGGCGCAGCTCTGGATTCCGGCTCTAAATTTCGATACAGCTTGGCTCAGTTATGGCCGTTTACGACCACTACATACGAATGCGGTGATTTTTGCGTTTGGCGGGTCGGCCTTATTCGCTACCGCCTATTACGTGGTGCAACGGACATCGCACGTGCGCTTGTTCTCAGACAAGCTTGCGGCATTCACCTTCTGGGGCTGGCAATTGATCATCGTTCTCGCGGCTATCACACTGCCCTTAGGCATGACCCAAGGCAAAGAATACGCAGAATTGGAATGGCCGATCGATATTCTTATTGCCGTGGTCTGGGTTTCTTTTGCCGTGGTGTTTTTTGGAACCCTGGCCAAGCGCCGGGTTAAGCACATTTATGTGGCCAACTGGTTCTATGGGGCATTTATCATTACTGTGGCCTTGTTGCACATAGTCAATAATCTCTCGATGCCGGTTACCTTGGGTAAATCGTATTCGTTTTATAGTGGCGCCGTCGATGCCCTGGTGCAATGGTGGTATGGGCACAATGCAGTAGGCTTTTTCCTGACCGCCGGATTTCTTGGCATGATGTATTACTTTGTTCCTAAGCAAGCGGGAAGACCGATCTACTCCTATCGCTTGTCGATTGTGCATTTTTGGGCGCTGATCTCGATCTACATGTGGGCAGGCCCGCATCATTTGCATTACACCGCCTTACCCGACTGGTTACAGTCTTTGGGCATGGTGTTTTCACTCATCCTGCTTGCGCCCAGTTGGGGCGGTATGATCAACGGCATCATGACACTCTCGGGAGCCTGGCATAAATTACGTACCGACCCGATCATCAAATTCATGGTTGTGGCCTTGTCTTTCTATGGAATGTCGACCTTTGAAGGTCCTATGATGTCGATCAAAACGGTAAATGCCTTGTCGCATTACACCGACTGGACCATTGGCCATGTGCATTCCGGTGCACTGGGCTGGGTGGCCATGATGACCATTGGGTCAATGTATTGTCTGATCCCTCGATTGGTTGGCAAAAAAGAAATGTTCTCGGTGAAATGGATCGATCTGCATTTCTGGGTCTCGACTATCGGAGTAGTGATCTATATTGCCTCGATGTGGATTGCTGGCGTTATGCAAGGCTTGATGTGGCGAGCGGTGAATAACGACGGCACTCTGACATACACTTTTATTGAAAGCATTATTGCCACCAAGCCCTACTACGCCATGCGTTTATTTGGTGGATTGTTGTTTTTTGCCGGCATGCTGTTGATGGCTGTCAATGTGTATAAAACTGTGCGTAAAGCACCAGCCGTACGGGCCCTGGTGCCAGCACCTATCCCGTCAATGAGCATTTAA
- a CDS encoding universal stress protein — translation MSHYVNILIASDLTLETLRLIERARSISTKSTKISLVHAVPPVSFTYGGISAYVPDMIDYEEVQNNIMDAKKEHVKEMIEYHKLHDVDWDIEVGKPSIVVKNYATENLCDLILMGSHGEKGLKALLGSTTRAVLHDAPCDVLCVRLFDQEK, via the coding sequence ATGTCGCATTACGTCAATATTCTGATCGCTTCCGACCTGACCCTGGAAACGCTGCGCCTGATCGAAAGGGCAAGAAGTATTTCGACCAAGTCTACAAAAATTTCCCTGGTACACGCAGTCCCTCCGGTGAGTTTTACTTACGGTGGCATTTCAGCCTATGTGCCCGATATGATCGATTATGAAGAAGTGCAAAACAATATCATGGACGCCAAAAAAGAACATGTTAAGGAAATGATCGAATATCACAAATTACACGATGTCGATTGGGATATCGAAGTTGGCAAACCCTCCATTGTGGTAAAAAATTATGCTACAGAGAATCTTTGTGATCTGATCCTGATGGGGTCACACGGAGAAAAAGGCTTAAAAGCACTGTTAGGGTCAACTACCCGAGCCGTATTGCACGATGCCCCTTGCGATGTGTTATGTGTGCGACTGTTTGATCAAGAAAAATAA
- a CDS encoding TVP38/TMEM64 family protein has translation MPGSTQFQRKLLASVILVTLILLFLSSDELFSRLENLLVVSESWITKNPVFGMFLFVLLSALSAMLAFFSSAILVPIGVHTWGWGVCFILLWAGWWLGGLFAYCVGYFAGNRVVDFIVGEARLEKFKSRITGKARFWHIVLFQASVPSEVPGYVLGTLRFRIDYYLAALALTELPYALGTVLLGESFLQRNLSTTVGIIAAALLVAVIGYHIFKQKFTHDQSLSQPGNSQTDNSQSSGVQ, from the coding sequence ATGCCAGGAAGTACACAATTTCAACGAAAACTGCTGGCCTCTGTGATCCTGGTCACATTGATCCTGCTATTTCTTAGCTCCGATGAATTATTTTCCCGGCTGGAAAATCTCTTGGTGGTGAGCGAATCATGGATCACTAAAAACCCTGTGTTTGGCATGTTCTTGTTTGTTTTATTGTCGGCTTTGTCTGCCATGTTGGCGTTTTTTTCCAGTGCTATTTTGGTGCCAATCGGAGTGCATACCTGGGGCTGGGGGGTGTGTTTTATCTTGCTCTGGGCAGGTTGGTGGCTGGGAGGTCTTTTCGCCTATTGCGTGGGTTATTTTGCCGGGAACAGGGTTGTCGATTTTATCGTCGGGGAAGCACGCTTGGAGAAATTTAAATCCCGGATCACAGGCAAAGCCAGATTCTGGCATATCGTATTATTCCAGGCGAGCGTGCCTTCCGAAGTGCCCGGGTATGTGTTGGGAACCTTACGTTTTCGTATCGATTATTATCTGGCGGCACTGGCGCTTACCGAGCTACCCTATGCACTCGGTACGGTATTATTAGGAGAAAGTTTTTTACAAAGAAATTTAAGCACGACGGTGGGAATTATCGCAGCGGCTTTATTGGTAGCGGTAATTGGCTACCATATTTTTAAGCAAAAATTTACGCACGACCAAAGCCTTTCACAACCGGGCAATTCACAGACTGACAATTCACAGTCGAGCGGGGTGCAATAA
- a CDS encoding 2-hydroxyacid dehydrogenase: MQIAMFSVKAYDSQFFEQENASHQHTLNYFNARLDLKTAHLAKNCDAVCAFVNDVLDRPVLQVLKDHGIGIIALRCAGFNNLDLQAARDLEMLVVRVPEYSPWAVAEHALSLIQTLNRKTHRAFNRVREGNFSLDGLLGFDLHGKTIGIIGTGKIGSIFARIMHGFGTQVIACDPVQHPDCLKLGVNYLELDKVLQHSDIISMHCPLNSETRHLVDANAIAKMKTGVMLINTGRGALVDSKALIGGLKSQKIGFLGLDVYEEEAELFFEDLSDQVIQDDVFMRLMTFPNVLITGHQGFFTDTAMQNIAKTTLDNLDFIEANGHCRDLDGQI, encoded by the coding sequence ATGCAAATAGCCATGTTTTCGGTTAAAGCGTATGACAGTCAATTCTTTGAACAGGAAAATGCCTCACATCAGCACACACTGAACTATTTCAATGCCCGCCTGGACCTGAAGACTGCACATCTGGCTAAAAATTGTGACGCGGTGTGTGCGTTTGTGAATGACGTATTGGACAGGCCGGTTTTACAGGTTTTGAAAGACCATGGTATCGGTATCATCGCCTTGCGCTGTGCCGGGTTCAACAATCTGGATCTACAAGCGGCGCGTGATCTGGAAATGCTAGTAGTCAGGGTGCCCGAATATTCGCCCTGGGCGGTGGCCGAGCACGCGCTCAGTTTGATTCAGACACTCAATCGAAAAACCCATCGAGCTTTTAACCGGGTACGAGAAGGAAATTTTTCGCTGGATGGCTTGCTGGGCTTTGATCTGCATGGCAAAACCATTGGTATCATCGGGACTGGCAAGATCGGTTCTATTTTTGCCCGCATCATGCACGGTTTTGGCACACAGGTTATTGCATGTGACCCGGTCCAGCACCCGGATTGCCTGAAGCTGGGTGTCAACTACCTTGAGCTGGATAAAGTGTTGCAACACTCGGACATTATCAGTATGCATTGCCCGCTTAATTCCGAGACCCGTCACCTTGTTGATGCAAACGCGATCGCTAAAATGAAAACCGGAGTGATGCTGATCAATACAGGTCGGGGAGCTTTGGTGGACAGCAAGGCTTTAATCGGTGGTTTGAAATCACAAAAGATAGGTTTTCTGGGTCTGGATGTCTACGAAGAAGAGGCAGAGCTGTTTTTCGAAGACTTGAGTGATCAAGTGATCCAGGACGACGTGTTTATGCGATTAATGACTTTCCCTAATGTTTTGATTACCGGGCACCAGGGGTTTTTTACTGACACCGCTATGCAAAATATTGCTAAAACCACTCTGGATAATCTTGATTTTATTGAGGCAAACGGTCATTGTCGCGATCTTGACGGACAAATTTAA